The Amycolatopsis mongoliensis genome includes a window with the following:
- the wzt gene encoding galactan export ABC transporter ATP-binding subunit Wzt/RfbE, translating into MVSIDVQNAYVDFPIFDAKTRSMKKKVLGKVGGKIGTDTKVPIIEALHDVTLNLREGDRVGLVGHNGAGKSTLLRLLAGIYEPTRGSSRIHGKIAPVFDLGIGMDPEISGEENIIIRGLFLGMSAKEMEKRVDDIAEFTELGDYLQMPLRTYSTGMRVRLALGVVTSIDPEILILDEGIGAVDAAFLNKARDRLKDLVKRSGILVFASHADEFLFELCDSALWMDEGHIKQQGSLRDVLTGYKGRDPFQDMSKETLQRLGIEPVATTNGGE; encoded by the coding sequence ATGGTCAGCATTGACGTCCAGAACGCCTACGTCGACTTCCCGATCTTCGACGCCAAGACCCGGTCGATGAAGAAGAAGGTCCTCGGCAAGGTCGGCGGCAAGATCGGTACCGACACCAAGGTGCCGATCATCGAGGCCCTGCACGACGTGACCTTGAACCTCCGCGAAGGTGACCGGGTCGGCCTGGTCGGGCACAACGGCGCGGGCAAGTCCACGCTGCTGCGGCTGCTCGCCGGGATCTACGAGCCGACCCGCGGTTCCTCGCGGATCCACGGGAAGATCGCGCCGGTCTTCGACCTCGGCATCGGCATGGACCCGGAGATCTCGGGCGAGGAGAACATCATCATCCGCGGCCTCTTCCTCGGCATGAGCGCCAAGGAGATGGAGAAGCGGGTCGACGACATCGCGGAGTTCACCGAGCTCGGCGACTACCTGCAGATGCCGCTGCGGACGTACTCGACCGGCATGCGCGTGCGGCTCGCGCTGGGTGTCGTCACCTCGATCGACCCCGAGATCCTGATCCTCGACGAGGGCATCGGCGCGGTCGACGCGGCGTTCCTCAACAAGGCGCGCGACCGCCTCAAGGACCTGGTCAAGCGCTCGGGCATCCTGGTGTTCGCCAGCCACGCCGACGAGTTCCTCTTCGAGCTCTGCGACTCGGCGCTCTGGATGGACGAAGGGCACATCAAGCAGCAGGGCTCGCTGCGGGACGTCCTCACCGGGTACAAGGGCCGCGACCCGTTCCAGGACATGAGCAAGGAAACGCTGCAGCGCCTGGGCATCGAACCGGTGGCGACGACGAACGGCGGGGAATGA